The following are encoded together in the Oceanobacillus zhaokaii genome:
- the argB gene encoding acetylglutamate kinase, translating into MNVIVLKLGGSIMAKLPESFYKILVELKRSGQCEPIIVHGGGPEINQTLKRMQVESTFIDGLRVTTKEVLNVAEMVMSGSINKKIVTDLLKAGTAAIGISGVDNSLLQTEPIDETGKMGYVGKVINVNTSLLTHLMNHGSIPVISPIGIDAKGQHYNINGDIAAAAVASAIKGNLVLISDIPGVMEDVNNESIIHKQLTETKIEALITAGVIHGGMIPKVRSALQGLAGGVEESVIINGLSPTDLKRYIQGEEVGTKIIKEEFYHV; encoded by the coding sequence ATGAATGTAATTGTTTTAAAACTTGGTGGAAGTATTATGGCGAAGCTGCCTGAATCATTCTATAAAATATTGGTCGAACTAAAACGATCAGGACAATGCGAGCCAATTATCGTTCATGGTGGTGGGCCAGAAATAAATCAAACATTAAAACGGATGCAAGTGGAAAGTACATTTATTGATGGATTACGTGTGACGACGAAAGAAGTATTAAATGTCGCAGAAATGGTTATGAGCGGTTCAATCAATAAGAAAATCGTCACTGATCTGCTAAAGGCGGGCACCGCGGCAATTGGGATTAGTGGAGTCGATAATTCCCTATTGCAGACTGAACCTATAGATGAAACAGGAAAAATGGGCTATGTCGGAAAGGTGATCAATGTCAATACATCGTTACTCACACATCTCATGAATCATGGCTCCATTCCTGTTATTTCACCAATTGGTATTGATGCTAAAGGGCAACATTATAATATAAATGGTGATATTGCTGCAGCAGCTGTTGCGAGTGCAATAAAAGGGAACCTAGTTTTAATCAGTGACATCCCTGGGGTGATGGAAGATGTTAACAATGAATCAATCATCCATAAACAGCTTACCGAAACAAAGATAGAAGCATTAATCACTGCTGGTGTAATCCATGGCGGAATGATTCCAAAGGTTCGTTCTGCTTTACAAGGATTGGCTGGAGGAGTAGAGGAATCGGTAATTATTAATGGTCTCTCACCAACCGATTTAAAGAGATATATTCAGGGTGAAGAAGTAGGAACCAAAATAATTAAAGAGGAGTTCTATCATGTCTGA
- a CDS encoding acetylornithine transaminase: MSETLHTTSAVMNTYNRFPITIVKGKGSYVWSDNGAQYLDYTSGIATCNLGHVPEYVQVKVKNQLDLLWHCSNLFEIPAQQELAQLLVDNSCFEKAFFCNSGAEANEAAIKIAKKYAKDHGNGKRVEIVTFSHSFHGRTGSTMAATAQTKIHEGFTPLTPGFRYLTLNDSNALKEIDNGKTAAVLLELVQGEGGVNPVDISWIKQLETICKQHDILLMVDEIQTGIGRTGSLFSYEQYGIEPDVMTLAKGLGSGIAIGALVVKEPVAESFQPGTHGSTFGGNPIAMTAGIATIETLLEEEFLSDVGRKSEWLITSLKKLQESYSSIEEIRGLGLLIGVQMTDATGNWIAKFREKGILVLSAGENVLRILPPLTTTKEELEQFIAAFQELLIENDSQTSI; this comes from the coding sequence ATGTCTGAAACTTTGCATACAACATCAGCAGTCATGAATACGTATAATCGATTTCCAATCACAATTGTGAAGGGGAAAGGGAGTTATGTTTGGTCTGATAATGGAGCACAATATTTGGATTATACATCTGGTATTGCGACATGTAATTTAGGTCATGTTCCAGAATATGTACAAGTAAAAGTTAAAAATCAGTTGGACCTTCTTTGGCATTGTTCTAACCTTTTTGAAATTCCTGCTCAACAAGAATTAGCACAATTGCTAGTCGATAATAGCTGCTTTGAAAAAGCATTTTTCTGTAATAGTGGTGCAGAGGCGAATGAGGCAGCAATAAAAATTGCGAAGAAGTATGCTAAAGATCATGGAAACGGGAAGCGGGTTGAAATTGTTACTTTTAGTCATTCGTTTCATGGGCGAACTGGATCGACAATGGCTGCAACAGCACAAACAAAAATCCATGAAGGGTTTACCCCATTGACACCTGGTTTTCGCTATTTAACTTTGAATGATTCAAACGCTCTTAAAGAAATTGATAACGGAAAAACTGCTGCAGTACTGCTCGAACTTGTTCAAGGGGAAGGTGGGGTCAACCCAGTTGATATTTCTTGGATTAAGCAGCTTGAAACAATTTGTAAACAGCATGATATTTTATTGATGGTAGATGAGATACAAACCGGAATCGGCAGAACAGGTTCATTATTTTCCTATGAACAATATGGAATTGAGCCGGATGTTATGACTTTAGCAAAAGGTCTGGGCTCAGGAATCGCAATTGGTGCATTGGTCGTAAAAGAGCCGGTAGCTGAATCATTCCAACCGGGAACACATGGTAGTACATTTGGAGGCAATCCAATTGCAATGACTGCAGGAATAGCAACAATCGAAACCTTATTGGAAGAAGAGTTTCTATCAGATGTTGGAAGAAAATCGGAATGGCTCATAACTAGCTTAAAGAAATTGCAAGAATCATATTCTAGTATCGAAGAGATTCGGGGTCTAGGTCTATTAATTGGTGTACAAATGACTGATGCTACGGGAAACTGGATAGCTAAGTTTAGAGAGAAAGGAATCCTTGTATTATCAGCTGGAGAAAATGTATTACGAATTTTACCACCATTAACGACAACAAAAGAAGAGCTAGAGCAATTTATTGCTGCTTTTCAAGAATTACTAATCGAAAATGATAGTCAAACGAGTATATAA
- the carB gene encoding carbamoyl-phosphate synthase (glutamine-hydrolyzing) large subunit gives MGEHKNLNKVLVIGSGPIVIGQAAEFDYAGTQACLALKEEGIEVVLVNNNPATIMTDTSVADYVYMEPLDIPALEKIIAKERPDGMIGSLGGQTALNLTIKLDEQGILEKYNVELLGTSVSAIQNGEDRDKFRQLMIAIEEPIAESKVVESIQDGLTFIEEIGYPVILRPAYTLGGEGGGFAYNEEEFINLLDNAIQLSPIHQVLVEKSIKGWKEIEFEVIRDAADTCVIVCDMENVDSVGVHTGDSIVVAPSQTLSDEQYQLLRAASLKVIRALEIVGGCNIQFALHPETNDYCIIEVNPRVSRSSALASKATGYPIARITAKCAIGHYLHDMINPISGETYATFEPKLDYVVVKLPRFPFDKFTEADRTLGTQMKATGEVMAMDLTFAGALNKAIRSLEMNVTSLSWPGMTELTSAAIIELLKKPNDLRLFAIGEAFNRDMNMEEIQRYTEIDAWFLEKIAGIIACEKSLQQLDWPAVSKEKLLEAKSLNISDERISALIGTTASNLRKYYKEIELNPVYKEVKSGVSGTDTIHSYYYSTWQGESEIQVEPARPKILVLGSGPIRIGQGIEFDYCSVHAAQTVKKLGYEAVIINNNPETVSTDYNIADHLYFEPLAIEDVLNVIEKEKVAGVLIQFGGQTAINLANDLKTEGIHIYGTTPEQIDQMEDREQFYEVLEKLEIPHINGRIVHNPEELTTSIKELGFPVLIRPSYVIGGQSMFICNKEEELRSYVQRIQKDTFNHCWPLLIDSYLPGLECEMDVISDGTNIVIPGIMEHIERAGVHSGDSISVFPPITITEQMKEQMVEMASKISGAVPIVGIMNIQFVIHQDIIYVLEVNPRSSRTVPLMSKVTGIPIIEWAVKTQLGTPISEITADRDLLPEPNYVTIKAPIFSASKLKGVDHVLGPEMKSTGEIIGLGWTKNQALKKVASYIGIIKENRNEPIQLFVSISDRMKQASLELLREFVKLGSNITATEGTAGFLAENGIHTSTMLKNKADLQHHWQEKAPDIVLNIPNQGREKEKIGFYIRELSVRYQTPYFTSLETLQAMMDCQLNNVDEVPLSIQEYLSQVTVKS, from the coding sequence ATGGGAGAACATAAGAATTTGAACAAGGTGCTTGTGATTGGTTCTGGACCAATTGTAATCGGCCAGGCAGCTGAATTCGACTATGCCGGTACACAAGCATGTTTAGCTTTAAAAGAAGAAGGAATAGAAGTTGTTCTCGTCAATAATAATCCAGCAACAATCATGACAGACACGAGTGTTGCGGATTATGTCTATATGGAGCCACTTGATATTCCTGCTTTAGAGAAAATTATTGCAAAAGAAAGACCAGATGGGATGATCGGCAGCTTAGGTGGGCAAACAGCTTTAAATTTAACGATCAAACTAGATGAACAAGGTATTTTAGAAAAATATAATGTCGAGCTGCTTGGCACTTCTGTTTCGGCTATTCAAAATGGTGAAGACAGGGATAAATTCCGTCAGCTGATGATTGCAATCGAAGAGCCGATTGCCGAATCAAAGGTTGTAGAATCAATTCAGGATGGATTGACATTTATTGAAGAAATTGGCTATCCAGTTATTCTTCGTCCTGCTTACACATTAGGTGGGGAAGGTGGTGGATTTGCCTATAATGAGGAAGAGTTTATCAATTTACTAGATAATGCAATTCAGTTGAGTCCGATTCACCAAGTTTTAGTTGAAAAAAGTATTAAAGGATGGAAGGAAATCGAATTTGAAGTGATTCGCGATGCGGCTGATACATGTGTGATTGTTTGCGATATGGAAAATGTGGATTCTGTTGGTGTCCACACAGGCGATTCGATTGTCGTTGCCCCCTCTCAAACCTTATCAGATGAACAATATCAGTTATTACGCGCTGCCTCGCTTAAAGTAATTCGAGCGTTAGAAATCGTTGGTGGATGTAATATTCAATTTGCATTACACCCAGAAACAAATGATTATTGTATTATTGAAGTGAATCCAAGGGTAAGCCGTTCCTCGGCACTAGCATCCAAAGCAACTGGATATCCGATTGCCCGGATTACAGCGAAATGTGCAATCGGCCATTATCTTCATGATATGATAAATCCAATTTCAGGGGAAACGTATGCAACCTTCGAACCAAAATTAGACTATGTTGTCGTTAAACTTCCACGATTCCCATTCGACAAATTTACAGAAGCAGACCGGACGCTAGGTACACAAATGAAAGCGACTGGGGAAGTCATGGCGATGGATCTTACCTTTGCAGGGGCATTAAACAAAGCGATTCGATCCTTGGAAATGAATGTTACAAGTTTAAGCTGGCCAGGGATGACGGAGCTAACATCAGCAGCAATTATTGAGCTTTTAAAGAAACCTAATGATTTGCGGCTGTTTGCGATTGGCGAAGCATTTAATCGGGATATGAATATGGAAGAAATACAGCGCTACACGGAAATAGACGCTTGGTTTTTAGAAAAGATAGCAGGAATTATTGCTTGTGAAAAGTCTCTGCAGCAGCTTGATTGGCCAGCTGTTTCTAAAGAAAAGCTATTGGAAGCGAAAAGTTTAAATATTAGTGATGAGCGGATATCGGCTTTGATTGGGACGACGGCGAGCAATTTGCGGAAATATTATAAAGAAATAGAGTTGAATCCTGTATATAAGGAAGTAAAATCAGGTGTAAGCGGAACGGATACGATTCATTCCTACTATTATTCAACATGGCAGGGAGAAAGTGAAATACAAGTAGAGCCTGCACGTCCAAAAATACTTGTTCTCGGGTCTGGACCTATCCGCATTGGCCAAGGAATTGAGTTTGATTATTGCTCGGTCCACGCTGCCCAAACAGTGAAAAAGCTAGGGTATGAGGCTGTAATTATTAACAATAATCCAGAAACAGTCAGTACAGATTATAATATTGCGGATCATTTATACTTTGAACCATTAGCAATTGAAGATGTGCTCAATGTTATTGAAAAGGAAAAGGTTGCTGGTGTGCTCATTCAATTCGGCGGACAAACTGCAATTAATTTAGCAAATGATTTAAAAACGGAAGGAATTCATATTTATGGAACCACGCCAGAACAGATTGATCAAATGGAGGATAGAGAACAGTTTTATGAAGTGCTGGAGAAGTTAGAAATCCCTCATATTAATGGAAGAATTGTTCATAATCCGGAAGAACTGACTACTTCAATTAAGGAATTAGGATTTCCTGTACTCATTCGCCCATCCTATGTAATTGGTGGACAGTCGATGTTCATCTGTAATAAGGAAGAAGAATTAAGAAGCTATGTGCAGCGAATTCAAAAAGATACATTTAATCATTGCTGGCCATTATTGATCGATTCATATCTGCCAGGCTTAGAGTGCGAAATGGATGTAATTAGTGATGGCACTAATATTGTCATTCCTGGAATAATGGAGCATATTGAAAGAGCTGGTGTCCATTCGGGAGATAGTATCAGCGTATTTCCCCCAATTACGATTACAGAGCAGATGAAGGAGCAAATGGTCGAGATGGCATCTAAGATTAGCGGTGCAGTGCCAATTGTCGGCATAATGAACATTCAATTTGTCATCCATCAAGATATCATTTATGTTCTCGAGGTAAATCCTCGTTCATCAAGAACTGTTCCTCTTATGAGTAAAGTTACTGGTATTCCAATTATAGAATGGGCAGTTAAGACCCAGCTTGGTACACCAATAAGTGAAATTACTGCGGATAGAGATTTATTACCAGAACCAAATTACGTAACAATCAAAGCACCAATTTTCTCAGCGAGTAAATTAAAGGGTGTTGACCATGTCCTAGGGCCTGAAATGAAATCAACCGGAGAAATAATAGGATTAGGATGGACAAAAAATCAAGCGTTGAAAAAGGTAGCCTCGTATATTGGTATTATTAAGGAAAACAGAAATGAGCCTATTCAATTATTCGTCTCGATTTCAGACCGGATGAAACAAGCTAGTCTTGAGCTGCTTCGTGAATTTGTCAAACTCGGATCCAATATCACTGCAACAGAAGGGACTGCAGGATTTTTAGCGGAAAATGGAATTCATACGAGTACAATGCTGAAAAATAAAGCAGATTTACAGCACCATTGGCAGGAGAAAGCTCCTGATATTGTATTGAATATTCCTAACCAAGGCAGGGAAAAAGAAAAAATCGGGTTCTATATACGCGAGTTGTCAGTCAGATACCAAACTCCATACTTTACTAGTTTAGAAACATTACAAGCGATGATGGACTGCCAGCTAAATAATGTAGATGAAGTTCCTTTGTCAATCCAAGAATATCTAAGCCAAGTTACTGTGAAAAGCTAA
- a CDS encoding S9 family peptidase produces MTNSRRPMKAEDLTRLEVFSDPHFTPDGKAYTYVSTIINENNEYEANLFFQNVNETNRKQWTFGHHRNSNLTFSPDGKTAVFQSNRSGLSQLWLIHTDGGEARQLTTFKYGASNPIWSKDGKQILFSALLEKDDDIQNQKELSKEEQQQELEKKRNEPLFVNRLQYKSNGKGFHDDKRTQIILLDIEKELYTQLTTADEDHRLQDISPDGEKLLFTANLNPGADYENTIDLFLFNISTKKLSKLTDSKGIYYNARFSPSGNKISSFGHEYQYDGATLSEIFVFDIATGERTCLSDSWDIELGDAMAGDTRLGKSTNGPIWSKNEDKLFFLATDFGATGLYLVTLEHELTVLYKNDNHVFGFSYDRNSESFILGISTPTNPCNFYKLGKDLDLTRLTNANAAFLEEVAVTDPETITIPTKDGWKIQGWILKPYEFDENKKYPLILEVHGGPHAMYGQTFFHELQLLAAKGYVVLYTNPRGSHGYGQKFVDAVRSDYGGRDYEDLMDAVDYVLDHYPYINENRLGVTGGSYGGFMTNWIVGHTDRFKAAVTQRSISNWLSFYGVSDIGYFFTKWELGYDLLENPAKLWDFSPLKFADKVETPLLILHGELDYRCPIEQGEQLFIALKHLRKDVEFVRFPGADHELSRSGDPNMRIARLEQICRWFNKYL; encoded by the coding sequence ATGACGAATAGTAGACGGCCAATGAAAGCAGAGGATTTAACTAGACTAGAAGTATTTAGTGACCCACATTTCACTCCAGACGGGAAAGCGTATACATATGTATCAACGATTATTAATGAAAATAATGAATATGAGGCTAATTTATTTTTTCAAAATGTAAATGAAACAAATAGGAAGCAATGGACATTTGGTCATCATAGAAACAGTAACTTAACATTTTCTCCAGATGGGAAAACCGCTGTGTTCCAATCCAATCGCAGCGGACTATCCCAGCTTTGGCTCATTCATACTGATGGCGGTGAAGCACGGCAGCTTACAACATTTAAATATGGAGCGAGTAACCCAATATGGTCGAAAGATGGGAAGCAAATTCTCTTTAGTGCTTTACTTGAAAAAGATGATGATATTCAGAATCAAAAGGAGCTGTCAAAAGAAGAACAACAACAAGAGCTTGAGAAGAAAAGGAATGAACCGCTTTTCGTCAATCGTCTGCAATATAAATCAAACGGAAAAGGATTTCATGATGATAAACGTACCCAAATAATCCTTCTTGATATCGAGAAAGAATTGTATACACAACTCACTACCGCTGACGAAGACCATCGTCTCCAAGATATTTCACCTGATGGGGAAAAGTTACTTTTTACTGCAAACTTAAATCCCGGTGCTGACTATGAAAATACAATTGATTTATTCCTTTTCAATATTTCTACTAAAAAGCTATCGAAATTAACAGATAGTAAAGGAATATACTACAATGCCAGATTCTCTCCAAGCGGAAATAAAATATCCAGTTTTGGTCATGAGTATCAATATGATGGTGCCACACTAAGTGAAATCTTTGTTTTTGATATTGCAACTGGTGAACGGACATGTCTTAGTGATTCATGGGATATCGAACTTGGAGATGCAATGGCCGGTGATACAAGATTAGGTAAATCAACTAATGGTCCGATCTGGTCCAAAAATGAGGACAAACTGTTCTTTCTCGCTACCGACTTTGGTGCAACTGGACTTTATCTAGTTACACTCGAACATGAGTTAACCGTACTTTATAAAAATGATAATCATGTGTTTGGATTTTCTTATGATAGGAACTCCGAATCATTCATTTTAGGTATTAGTACGCCTACAAATCCTTGTAACTTCTATAAACTAGGAAAGGACTTAGATTTAACTAGATTGACCAATGCGAATGCAGCATTTCTCGAAGAAGTTGCAGTCACGGATCCAGAAACCATTACGATACCTACTAAAGATGGATGGAAAATTCAAGGCTGGATTCTCAAACCATACGAATTTGACGAGAACAAGAAATACCCGTTAATTTTGGAAGTGCACGGTGGTCCACATGCCATGTATGGGCAGACATTTTTCCATGAGCTTCAATTACTTGCAGCAAAGGGTTATGTCGTGCTGTATACAAATCCTCGGGGAAGTCATGGTTATGGACAAAAATTTGTTGATGCTGTCCGATCGGACTATGGTGGACGTGACTATGAAGACTTAATGGATGCAGTCGATTATGTACTGGATCATTATCCTTATATTAATGAAAATCGACTCGGTGTCACAGGTGGGAGTTATGGTGGCTTTATGACAAACTGGATTGTTGGTCATACAGATCGATTTAAAGCAGCCGTAACACAGCGCTCTATTTCTAATTGGTTGAGCTTTTATGGCGTAAGTGATATTGGCTACTTTTTTACGAAATGGGAGCTCGGCTATGATTTATTAGAAAATCCTGCAAAATTATGGGACTTTTCTCCTTTGAAATTTGCTGACAAAGTGGAAACTCCGCTATTAATTTTGCATGGAGAATTGGATTATCGTTGCCCAATTGAACAAGGTGAACAGTTATTTATCGCCTTAAAGCATTTACGAAAAGATGTGGAATTCGTTCGCTTCCCTGGAGCAGATCACGAGTTGAGCCGGAGTGGTGATCCAAACATGAGAATTGCAAGATTAGAGCAAATCTGTCGCTGGTTTAATAAATATTTATAG
- a CDS encoding DNA topology modulation protein — protein sequence MRKILILGGSGAGKSTLAKNLGSILNIPVYHLDAIHWQPGWQPLDRESFITKQSKILEKERWIIDGNYSATIDSRLHPADTIILLHYRTIRYLYGIIKRRIQYHNKTRTDMGKDCPEKIDWEFFNWVMRFNQNQTPLIYQKLNQFQDKTILIFHSPSQLEQFLMQLKN from the coding sequence ATGAGAAAAATTTTAATACTTGGCGGCAGTGGTGCAGGAAAATCTACATTAGCAAAAAATCTGGGATCAATACTGAATATCCCTGTTTATCATCTCGATGCAATTCACTGGCAACCTGGCTGGCAACCCCTTGACAGAGAAAGCTTTATAACAAAACAAAGCAAAATCTTAGAAAAAGAGCGATGGATAATTGATGGGAATTACAGTGCGACGATTGATTCTCGGTTACATCCAGCAGATACAATAATTCTCCTGCATTATCGAACCATTCGCTACTTATATGGAATAATTAAGCGAAGAATCCAGTACCATAATAAAACAAGAACTGATATGGGCAAGGATTGTCCTGAAAAAATAGATTGGGAGTTTTTCAACTGGGTAATGCGATTTAATCAGAATCAAACTCCTTTAATCTATCAGAAGCTAAATCAGTTTCAGGACAAAACCATCCTAATCTTTCATTCTCCAAGTCAATTAGAGCAATTCTTAATGCAATTAAAGAATTAG
- the dat gene encoding D-amino-acid transaminase → MSVYPIIMTQSKFIHQDHLSYPFEERGLQFGDGIYEVIRIYNGKYYLFEEHVDRLFRSAAAIKINLPFSKDELSNLLLQLLDKNKMKTNGKVYMQVTRGSAPRDHVFPIDVLPNIYAYIEDLPRKLENLRNGVNAITERDIRWENCYIKSLNLLPNVLAKQAAKENGCYEAILHKDGLVTECSSSNVYLVKDGEIYTHPTTNNILYGCVRMAIERFARELNIPFHEDGFTVEDIGMADELFLSSSTSEIMPIVKVDNTQISNGKPGKVTKLLQAAYEKDALINENEVTQTT, encoded by the coding sequence ATGTCTGTTTATCCAATAATTATGACACAGTCAAAATTTATCCATCAAGACCATTTATCCTATCCTTTCGAGGAAAGAGGTTTACAATTTGGTGATGGAATTTATGAAGTAATACGAATTTACAATGGAAAATATTATCTGTTTGAGGAACATGTCGATCGATTATTTCGCTCAGCAGCTGCAATAAAAATCAATCTGCCTTTTTCAAAGGATGAGCTATCTAACCTATTACTCCAATTATTAGATAAAAATAAAATGAAAACAAATGGTAAAGTTTATATGCAAGTAACAAGAGGTTCTGCACCAAGGGATCATGTCTTCCCCATTGATGTACTACCCAATATCTATGCGTATATCGAAGACTTGCCAAGAAAGTTAGAAAATCTGAGAAATGGTGTTAACGCAATTACCGAACGAGATATTCGCTGGGAAAATTGCTATATTAAGAGTTTAAATCTCCTACCAAATGTATTAGCCAAGCAAGCAGCGAAGGAAAACGGCTGCTACGAAGCAATTTTACACAAGGACGGATTAGTCACAGAATGTAGTTCTTCAAATGTTTACCTCGTTAAAGATGGTGAAATTTATACGCATCCAACAACAAATAATATCTTGTATGGCTGTGTTAGAATGGCGATTGAAAGATTTGCCCGCGAACTTAATATCCCCTTCCATGAGGATGGATTCACAGTTGAAGATATTGGAATGGCTGATGAACTCTTTTTATCAAGCAGTACTTCGGAAATCATGCCAATTGTGAAAGTCGATAATACACAAATCAGCAATGGAAAACCCGGAAAAGTAACAAAGCTGTTACAAGCTGCATATGAAAAAGACGCCCTAATTAACGAAAATGAAGTAACACAAACAACTTGA
- the queG gene encoding tRNA epoxyqueuosine(34) reductase QueG has translation MRTAELKQELIDYSKKIGIDKIGFTTADVFGELRERLRRQQELNYQSGFEKGSIEERTEPVRLLPEAQSIISIAIAYPSRMKDAPRSTKEERRGIFARASWGIDYHVVMKERLEKLAAFIMEKIPDAKNKVMVDTGELSDRAVAERAGIGFSGKNTSIITPEFGSFVYLGELITNIPFIPDDPIEDSCGECTKCMDACPTGALIQGGQLNAQRCIAFLTQTKDFLPDEFRTKIGNRVYGCDTCQQVCPRNKGIDFHTTPEFEPEHDIAKPRLRPMLKMSNREFKETFGHISGSWRGKKPLQRNALIGLGHYKDKTAVKEMITVMQDDPRPVIRGTAAWSLGKIGTDEAFEAIQAALETEQDEQVLFEMRKGLDFKEGQEMMKK, from the coding sequence ATGCGTACCGCAGAGCTTAAACAGGAGTTAATCGATTATTCAAAGAAAATCGGAATTGACAAAATCGGTTTTACAACTGCAGATGTATTTGGTGAGCTACGAGAACGGTTAAGACGTCAGCAAGAATTAAACTATCAATCAGGATTTGAAAAAGGTTCAATAGAAGAAAGAACAGAGCCGGTACGATTGCTTCCTGAGGCGCAGTCCATTATATCAATTGCGATCGCCTACCCTTCCAGAATGAAAGATGCACCGAGAAGTACTAAGGAAGAGCGCCGTGGTATCTTCGCGAGGGCTTCTTGGGGAATCGATTATCATGTTGTCATGAAGGAGCGATTGGAGAAACTTGCAGCTTTCATAATGGAAAAGATTCCAGATGCAAAAAATAAAGTAATGGTTGATACTGGCGAGCTATCTGATAGGGCGGTTGCAGAACGCGCCGGTATTGGTTTTAGTGGAAAAAACACATCAATCATAACGCCTGAATTTGGATCGTTTGTCTATCTGGGTGAGTTGATTACTAATATCCCGTTTATACCTGATGATCCAATTGAGGATAGTTGCGGAGAATGTACGAAGTGTATGGATGCTTGCCCAACAGGAGCACTAATTCAAGGTGGACAACTGAATGCGCAGCGCTGCATTGCCTTCCTTACCCAAACAAAGGATTTTCTTCCTGATGAATTCCGTACAAAAATTGGTAACCGTGTTTATGGCTGTGACACGTGTCAGCAGGTATGTCCGCGCAATAAAGGGATAGATTTTCATACAACACCGGAATTTGAACCAGAGCATGATATTGCAAAGCCAAGACTGAGACCAATGTTAAAAATGTCCAATCGAGAGTTCAAGGAGACTTTTGGCCATATTTCGGGATCATGGCGTGGGAAAAAGCCACTTCAAAGAAATGCATTAATTGGGCTCGGTCATTATAAAGATAAAACTGCGGTTAAAGAAATGATAACTGTGATGCAGGATGATCCGAGACCTGTTATTCGTGGAACGGCCGCATGGTCGCTTGGGAAAATCGGAACGGATGAAGCTTTCGAAGCAATTCAAGCAGCACTCGAAACTGAGCAGGACGAACAAGTATTATTTGAAATGAGAAAAGGTTTAGATTTTAAAGAAGGACAAGAAATGATGAAAAAATAG
- a CDS encoding amidase domain-containing protein: MEKIKAFWLNFFSQEANEDNWWKRKKALWEERGAEIVRIEGKGRIFRKLSFDHKHQEQYLLHLTYLIKQDNHFHMEEQVIPYQFTTDWRNQLIEHNKIEEKEAEKGQSSFSEMQIEVNNARFSYDRLAAVKYAERWWNDYNPKYHKFTVDCTNFISQCLFAGGVPMHGARVRGRGWWYGGDSWSYSWAVAHSLRWYLSGSAERMQAKEMMRAEELIPGDVICYDFEGDGHWNHNTIVVAKDAFGMPLVNAHTDNSRHRYWSYEDSTAWTPNIQYKFFRIGGE, from the coding sequence ATGGAAAAAATAAAAGCCTTTTGGCTGAATTTCTTTAGTCAGGAAGCGAATGAGGATAATTGGTGGAAGCGAAAGAAAGCATTATGGGAAGAAAGAGGGGCAGAGATTGTTCGCATCGAGGGGAAGGGAAGAATATTTCGAAAGCTAAGCTTTGATCATAAGCATCAAGAACAATATCTGCTTCATCTTACTTATTTAATTAAACAGGATAACCATTTTCATATGGAGGAACAGGTGATTCCATATCAATTTACTACCGATTGGAGAAATCAATTAATAGAACATAACAAAATAGAAGAGAAAGAAGCAGAAAAAGGGCAGAGCAGTTTTTCAGAGATGCAAATAGAAGTAAATAATGCGCGTTTTTCATATGATCGCCTAGCAGCAGTTAAGTACGCAGAGCGCTGGTGGAATGACTATAATCCCAAGTATCATAAATTTACGGTTGACTGTACGAATTTCATCTCACAATGTTTATTTGCTGGTGGGGTGCCAATGCATGGTGCAAGAGTTAGGGGGCGTGGTTGGTGGTATGGTGGGGATAGCTGGAGCTATAGCTGGGCCGTTGCTCATTCCTTAAGGTGGTATTTGAGTGGATCTGCAGAAAGAATGCAGGCAAAAGAAATGATGCGTGCAGAGGAACTAATCCCAGGAGATGTTATTTGCTATGACTTTGAAGGCGATGGGCATTGGAATCATAATACGATTGTTGTAGCAAAAGATGCTTTCGGGATGCCGTTAGTGAATGCACATACCGATAATAGCAGGCATCGTTATTGGTCGTACGAGGATTCTACTGCGTGGACACCGAATATCCAATATAAATTTTTTAGGATTGGTGGGGAGTAG